The Vibrio crassostreae genomic interval TCAACCTCTGGGTACAGCATTCGCACAATTTTTTCGCAATCGTTTACGTATTCTTGCTCTAGAAGCGTTGATAGCGCTCGCTTTGGCGTGTTTCGAGTTAATTCTGAATGTGTGAATATGTCTACAGTTGCTATGCTCACTTGAGGTTTAACCACAAGATACCATTTTTCATCCGGATTAGCTGGCTGTAGCTGTTCTCCAACGCCTTCAGCAAAGGCGGCGTAGCCTCGAACGAACACAGGAACGTCAGCACCAAGCTTCAAACCGATCTTAGCGAGCTGATCATCCGAGAGGTTGAGTTGCCATAAATAATTCAGGGCGACCAACACGGTTGCTGCGTTTGAAGAGCCTCCACCAATACCACCACCCATAGGCAGCACTTTCTTGAGTTCAATATCCGCACCGAAAGAGGTCGATGTGTATTGTTGAAGGGCAGTAGCCGCTTTCCAAATAAGGTTGTCTTCCGTAGCAACGCCCGGAATTGCAGGGGTTATTGTGATCGCACTTGTTTTTTTATTTGCAGTGACCGTCAGTTCATCACCAAAATCGACAAACTGAAATAAGGTTTGAAGTTCGTGATAGCCATTGTCACGTCGACCAGTGATATAGAGAAATAAATTCAGTTTAGCCGGAGAGGGCCAATGGGTTGGCGTTGTTATCATTTTTTCAGTGTCCACTTCGAAACTACAATGTTGATTTTGTTCTCGTTTTGCTTGAATGACAATCGAGTAGGGAGTGGGATTGTCTCTACTTTTGCGTTGTCTTCATCCGATAGTTGCTTACTCGGCATTTCTGTATTGCGATAGTTAGCAAAATTCAGTGTCCATAATTGACTGCTGACTTGTTTGGACAGAGATTCAAGAGTGTTGGTACTGCTGAGTTGATAGGAATCGGCTTGGTCTGGAATGCCAAGGAACCATTGTGGTAGATGATCAATGGGGATCTGTAAGCCTGTCAGCTGCTCAACCAAGATTGAAGCACTCGCATGAGTAAATACTTGGTCATCATAGGTCACGACTTTTGCACCTGATGGAGCAATGGTTAGGTTCAATGCGGTTTGACCGAGAAAAGTCGTAAGCCTTAATTGACT includes:
- the lolB gene encoding lipoprotein insertase outer membrane protein LolB, which codes for MSKLLKITSLIFMTIIMVGCSSIPEQPTSVEWQSHQNRLLQIENYQASGKLAYISPEQRQSLNFIWKHSPNQSQLRLTTFLGQTALNLTIAPSGAKVVTYDDQVFTHASASILVEQLTGLQIPIDHLPQWFLGIPDQADSYQLSSTNTLESLSKQVSSQLWTLNFANYRNTEMPSKQLSDEDNAKVETIPLPTRLSFKQNENKINIVVSKWTLKK
- the ispE gene encoding 4-(cytidine 5'-diphospho)-2-C-methyl-D-erythritol kinase, which encodes MITTPTHWPSPAKLNLFLYITGRRDNGYHELQTLFQFVDFGDELTVTANKKTSAITITPAIPGVATEDNLIWKAATALQQYTSTSFGADIELKKVLPMGGGIGGGSSNAATVLVALNYLWQLNLSDDQLAKIGLKLGADVPVFVRGYAAFAEGVGEQLQPANPDEKWYLVVKPQVSIATVDIFTHSELTRNTPKRALSTLLEQEYVNDCEKIVRMLYPEVDKQLSWLLQYAPSRLTGTGSCVFAEFNSEKEAELVREQLPDTVSAFIAKGRNISPLKETLAEYQSAHPQSI